A window from Erythrolamprus reginae isolate rEryReg1 chromosome 9, rEryReg1.hap1, whole genome shotgun sequence encodes these proteins:
- the LOC139172619 gene encoding centriolin-like translates to MQDIENLEKCGKVEVLNLSHNTIEKVEKLDKPLKLLDLNLSFNKISLQKLQTGIQVAEGNEDHHLQILKEAEKILLSKKHDLERLKGQLGGILPGPHFPERGTF, encoded by the exons ATGCAG gACATAGAAAATCTGGAGAAATGTGGTAAAGTGGAAGTCTTAAATCTCAGTCATAATACGATCGAAAAGGTTGAAAAATTGGATAAACCTTTGAAGTTATTGGACCTCAAcctctctttcaataaaataag CCTTCAGAAGCTGCAAACAGGCATCCAAGTGGCAGAAGGCAATGAAGACCACCACCTTCAGATCCTGAAAGAAGCAGAGAAGATCCTTCTGAGCAAAAAGCACGATCTGGAGAGATTAAAAGGTCAGCTGGGTGGAATCCTTCCCGGTCCCCATTTTCCAGAGAGGGGAACGTTCTGA